CCGCCGGCGATGCCGGCCGCCGTCTCCCGCACGCGTCCCGCCGCGGCGAGCGCGGCCCGTGCCTCGGGCAGCAGGCGTTCGCCCGCGGCGGTGAGCCGTACGTGCCCGGGGGCCGCCGGTTCGAAGAGCCGCAGCCCCAGGTCGCCCTCCAGCGCGCCGATCCGCCCGGCCACCGCCTCCGCGGTGGTGCGCAGCCGTTCGGCGGCGCGACCGAGGCCGTGCTCTTCGGCGACGGCCACGAAGTACTCCAGCTGACGCAGTTCCACCGCCGCGCCCACCCGCCCCTCACTGATCGCTGCCCTGCCGTCCGGTCCGGTCAACGACCGGGCGGGGACGGTCTCTTCCCCATGTGTACGGGCGGACGGCGTCGATGTGCGAACACGACGCGCGGGAGGGTCGCGGAACCGGACGCGGGGGCCCGGCGCCGGGCGGGACGCGTCCGGCGGCACCGGCGCCCCCCAACGCGCGCCCCTATTGCTGCGGACGAAGAATTCGGCACTTATTTCCGACGTACTTCGGCTGTTTTCACCGAGGTATTCGGGTGGGCAGCTCCCCACTTTCTGCTGCCCACATCCGATGATGCCAAACGCCAAGATTCGCGCACGCTCCTGTGAACGAATCATGGAGGCCCGACGGGCGTTTCGAGGTGTGATCGATTCCACATCCGCAGCATTATGACCCAATTTATCCCGGCAAATCGGCCACAACCACAGGCGCCGCCGGATCGTCCCGTGTACGCGCGATAACACAGATGCGCCAGCCACCCAACACCTTCCGGCCATGCAATCCGAAGAATTGCTGGGTAAGTTCCATCCGCATGACCGCCGCACCAACAGACCTCGTACCTGCCCGATCCGAATTCATCGACAGCCCACGAGTGGAGGACGGCGCCGCACTGTGGCGCATCGCCCGCGACTCCGAGGTGCTGGACCTGAACTCCTCGTACAGCTACCTGCTGTGGTGCCGGGACTTCGCGGCCACGTCCGTCGTCGCGCGCGGCGCGGACGGCGAACCGGTCGCCTTCGTGACCGGCTACGTCCGCCCCGACCGGCCCGGGACGCTCGTCGTCTGGCAGGTCGCCGTCGACCACGGCCACCGCGGCCGGGGCCTGGCGGGCACGCTGCTGGACGCCCTCGTGGCGCGGCTGGCCGACCGCGGGATCCACACCGTGGAGACGACCGTCACGCCCGACAACACGGCGTCCGACCGGCTCTTCACCTCGTTCGCCGAGCGCCGGGGCGCCTCGCTGGAGCGGGAGGTCCTCTTCGACGGGGAGCTGTTCCCGGAGGGCGGCCACGAGCCCGAGGTGCTCTACCGCATCCGGCCGGTCGCCGCGGCGGGCTGACCGCCGCCGCCCCCGCCCCCGCTCCCCCGCCCACGCCCCGCGACCCCCGCAGGAGGGACCAGCTGTGACCATCACCCCGTCCGCCCGACCGACCGCCACCCCGAGCCCCGCCCCGACCGCCTACGACGGCGGCGCGTCCCCGATGGCCGCGTTCGAGAACCTGGAGTCGGAGGTGCGCAGCTACTGCCGCGGCTGGCCGACCGTGTTCGACCACGCGCGGGGCGCCCGCCTCACCGACGAGGACGGCCGCTCGTACCTGGACTTCTTCGCCGGCGCGGGCTCCCTCAACTACGGCCACAACAACCCCGTGCTGAAACGAGCGCTGATCGACTACCTGGAGCGGGACGGCGTCACGCACGGGCTGGACATGGCGACCACCGCCAAGCGCGCCTTCCTGGAGACGTTCCACGACCTCGTCCTGCGCCCCCGGGACCTGCCGTACAAGGTGATGTTCCCCGGCCCGACCGGCACCAACGCCGTGGAGTCGGCGCTGAAGCTGGCCCGGAAGGTGAAGGGCCGCGAGTCCATCGTGTCGTTCACCAACGCCTTCCACGGCATGTCGCTCGGCTCGCTCGCCGTCACCGGCAACGCCTTCAAGCGGGCCGGCGCCGGCGTCCCGCTGGTCCACGGCACGCCGATGCCGTTCGACAACTACCTCGACGGCCGGGTCCCGGACTTCCTGTGGTTCGAGCGGCTGCTGCAGGACAGCGGCTCGGGGCTCAACCAGCCGGCCGCCGTCATCGTCGAGACCGTGCAGGGCGAGGGCGGCATCAACGTCGCGCGGCCCGAGTGGCTGCGCGCGCTGCGGGAGCTGTGCGACCGCCGCGACATGCTGCTGATCGTCGACGACATCCAGATGGGTTGCGGCCGCACCGGCGGGTTCTTCTCCTTCGAGGAGGCCGGCATCACCCCGGACATCGTCACCCTGTCGAAGTCCATCAGCGGCTACGGACTGCCCATGTCGCTCTGCCTGTTCCGGCCGGAGCTGGACGTGTGGGGACCCGGCGAGCACAACGGCACCTTCCGCGGCAACAACCCGGCCTTCGTCACCGCGACGGCGGCCCTCCGCGCGTACTGGGCCGACGGCGGCACGCAGCGGCAGACCCTCGCCCGGGGCGAGCAGGTGGAGCAGGCGCTGCTGACCATCTGCGACGAGAACTCCGCGGACGGCGCCCACTACCGGGGCCGCGGCCTGGTCTGGGGCCTGGAGTTCGCCGACAAGGAGCGCGCGACGCGGATCTGCCGGCGCGCCTTCGAGCTCGGCCTGCTGCTGGAGACGTCCGGCCCCGAGAGCGAGGTCGTGAAGCTGCTCCCGCCGCTGACGGTCACGCCCGAGGAACTGGACGAGGGGCTGACCACGCTGGCGCGTGCCGTCCGCGAGACCGCCTGACCCCGGAAGTCCGCAACCGCGGGACCGCACGGGAACCCCGGCGCCCCGAGCGCGCCGGGCCCCGGGAGCCGCGAAGGCCCCGGCCCCCGCGGTCCCGCCCCGTACGCCGTACGAAAGGAAGTAGCACCACCGTGATCGTCCGATCGTTGAAGGACATCGAGAACACCGAGCGCCACGTGCGGGCGGCCTCCGGCACCTGGGAGTCCAAGCGCATCGTGCTCGCCAAGGAGAAGGTCGGCTTCTCGCTCCACGAGACCGTGCTGTACGCCGGGACCGAGACGTCCATGTGGTACGCGAACCACATCGAGGCCGTGCTGTGCGTCGAGGGCGAGGCGGAGCTGACCGACGACGAGACGGGCGAGACCCACTGGATCGAGCCCGGCACGATGTACCTGCTCGACGGCCACGAGCGGCACACCCTGCGTCCGAAGACCGACTTCCGGTGCGTGTGCGTGTTCAACCCGCCGGTCACCGGGCGGGAGGACCACGACGAGAACGGTGTGTACCCGCTGCTCACGGAGGAGGGCTGAACCATGACCACGACCACCCCGAACCCCACCGCCGCCACCACCGTCCCGTCCGCCGCCGCGGGCGTACCGGACCTGTACCCGACCCGGGGCGCGACCGAGGTGGTCACCCCCCGGCAGGACCCGGTGGTCTGGGGGCCACTGACGCCCGAACTGGAGTCGTTCGAGCGTGACGGCTTCCTCGCGGTCGACCGGCTGCTCACCCCGGACGAGGTCGCCACGTACCGCGCCGAGCTCGACCGGCTCGTCACCGACCCGGCGGTCCGCGCCGACGAGCGCTCGATCATCGAGCCGAAGTCCCAGGACGTGCGGTCGGTCTTCGAGGTGCACCGGATCAGCGACGTGTTCGCGCGGCTGGTCAGCGACGAGCGGGTGGTGGGCCGGGCCCGCGAGATCCTCGGCTCGGACGTGTACGTCCACCAGTCGCGCGTCAACGTGAAGCCGGGCTTCGGCGCCTCGGGCTTCTACTGGCACTCGGACTTCGAGACCTGGCACGCGGAGGACGGGCTGCCGCGGATGCGGACGGTCTCCGTGTCGATCGCGCTGACCGAGAACCGCGACACCAACGGCGCCCTGATGATCATGCCGGGCTCGCACCGGACGTTCCTGGGCTGCGCGGGCGAGACGCCGAAGGACAACTACAAGAAGTCGCTGCAGATGCAGGACGCCGGCACCCCGTCGGACGAGGCGCTGACGCGGTTCGCGGACGCGCACGGCATCCGGCTGTTCACCGGCGAGGCCGGCTCGGCGACGTGGTTCGACTGCAACGCGATGCACGGCTCGGGCGACAACATCACGCCCTATCCGCGCAGCAACGTCTTCATCGTCTTCAACAGCGTCGAGAACACGGCCGTGGAACCCTTCGCGGCGCCCGTCCGCCGGCCGGAGTTCATCGGGGCGAGGGACTTCACGCCGGTCCGCTGACCCGCCGCGGCCGCCGGCCGCCGACGCCGGCCGCCGAGACGACGAACGGGTCGTCAGGGCCCGCCTCCCGCACGTGCCGGGGAGGCGGGCCCTGACGCGTGCGGGGGCGGGTCCGGCCGGGTACCGCGCCGGGACCCCGGGTACGGGGCAGGACCGGCCGGGTACGGGGCAGCCGGCCGCATACCGCGCTGGGACCGGTCGTCCACGGTCCCCGGGCAGCGGGTCCCCGCCGTGCGGGACGCCGGGTCCGGCCGTGCGGGCCCGGCGCGGCGGGTCAGAGCGTCGGGTAGTCGGTGTAGCCGCGGTGGTCGCCGCCGTACAGGGTGGCCCGGTCGGGCTCGTTGTACGGCCCGCCGGCGGCGAGCCGGGCGGGGAGGTCCGGGTTGGCCAGGAAGAGCGCGCCGAAGGACAGGAGGTCCGCGGTGCCGTCCTCGACCAGCGTGAGCACCCCGTGGTCGGTCGGGCCGTCGGTCGCCGGGTTGAGGACGAGGGTGCCGGAGTACTGCTTGCGTAGCTGCGTGGTGACGTCCCGCACCTCGGGCGACGCCTCCAGGACGTGCAGGTAGGCCAGGCCCAGCGGGTCGAGCTCGGCGACGAGTGCCGTGTACGCGGGCAGCGGGTCCGGCTCGTCGATGTCGTTGAAGGGGTTCCCGGGCGAGATCCGCAACGCGGTCCGCTCGGCTCCGACGGCGGCGGCGACGGCCTTGACCGCCTCGACGGCGAACCGGACGCGGTCGTCCACCGACCCGCCCCACTCGTCGGTGCGCCGGTTGGTTCCGGGCGCCAGGAACTGGTGGATCAGGTAGCCGTTGGCGCCGTGCAGCTCCACGCCGTCGAAGCCGGCCTCGACGGCGTTGCGGGCGGCGGCGGCGAAGCCCTCGATCACCTGCCGCACCTGTGCGCCGGTCAGCTCCCGGGGTTCGGGGTAGTCCTTGAGCCCCTCGGCCGTGTACAGCTGCCCGGCGGCGGCGACGGCGGAGGGGGCCACGGGGTGGAGGTCGCCGGGCAGGTCGGCGAGGACGGAGGGGTGGCCGATGCGGCCCGCGTGCATGAGCTGCGCGAAGATCCGGCCGCCCGCGGCGTGGACGGCGTCGGTGACCCGGCGCCAGGCGGCGACCTGCTCGGCGAAGTGCAGGCCGGGGGTGTCCGGGTACCCCTGCCCCTCCGGGGTGGGCTGGATCCCCTCGCTGATGATCAGCCCGGCGGAGGCGCGCTGCGCGTAGTACTCGGCCATCAGCTCCGTGGGGACGCGGCCGGGGGCGCGGCTGCGGGTCATGGGGGCCATCACGACGCGGTTGCGCAGGGGCGTGCCGGCGAGGTCGACGGGGTCGAAGGCAGTGGTCACGAAGGGCTCCAGAAGGCTCGGGTCGGTCGGCCGAGTAGAAGAACCGTCGTCCGCGCGACGGCATTCCTTGGTCAGCCAAATTCTTCCGGACGCGGCCTAGAGTGGAACCAGTCCACCCGAGGAGCCCCCATGCCCGCCCGTCCTCCGGCCGCCGCATCCCACCGGTCGGCACCGGCCGCCGCCCGCCGGGACGGCACGCCGTCGGCGGCGCGGGGCGGGCCGGTCAGCATGACGCTGTCCCGGGTGGCGCGGCTGCACCGGGTGGCGGCGGGCCGCTTCCTGCGGGCGGCGGGGCTCTACCCGGGCCAGGAGTTCGTGATGATGCACCTGTGGGACCACGGCCCGGTGCGCCAGTCGGAGCTCATCCGGGTGCTGGATTTGGACCCGTCGACGGTCACCAAGATGCTCCAGCGCCTGGAACAGGGCGGGCACGTGCGCCGCGCCCCCGACCCGGCGGACCGGCGGGCGGTGCTCGTGGCGGCGACGGACGCCGGCTGCGCGCTGCACGCGCAGGTCGCGGCGGCGTGGACGGAGCTGGAGGACCACAGCCTCGCCGCCCTGACCCCGGACGAACGGCGGGAACTGGCGCGTCTGCTCGGCAAGGTGGAGGGCGGCCTCTGCAAGCCGGCACCGCTCTGCCCGGACCCGCAAGGGCCCGGCTCCCCCGGGGCCGGCCCGCCCCCCGAGCCGACCGCGCAGCCGGCGGATGCGGGGGCGCCGGGCTCGCCGCCTGCGGACGCGGGGGCCGCGGGACCGGCGGCGGACGCAAGGTAGGCGCGTCCGGGCCCGGCGGGCCCTCCCCCGGAGGTGGCGGTCGTCAGCCGGCCGCCACGGCGTCGAGCCCTCCGACGGCGTCCAGCGCGTCCAGGGCCCGATCCACGTCCGCGGCCGTGTTGTACAGGTGGAACGACACCCGCAGGTTCCCGGCGCGGGCCGAGGTGACGACGCCCTCTCGGGCCAGCGCGGGCCGGAGGTGGCCGAGGCCCGGGACGGCGACGACCACCGACGCGGCGGGCACGGGGGCGTACCCGAGCGCCTCGGCGCCCTCCCGGAACCGGGCGGCGAGCGCGGTGGCGTGGCGGCCGATCTCCTCCACCCCGACCTCCAGCAGCACCTCCAGCGCCTGTTCGGCGCCGTGATAGGCGAGGTAGGACGGCGGCTCGTCGAAGCGCCGCGCGTCGGGGGCGAGGCGCTGGACGGGCCCGTAGCAGCTGCCGTACCGGTCCTCTCCCGCGAACCAGCCCGCGTGGATCGGGACCAGCGACTCCTGCGCCTCCTCGGTGACGGTGAGGAAGGACGCGCCGCGCGGGCACACGAGGTACTTGTAGGCGCCGGCGACGGTGTAGTCGTACGCCCCGGCGTCCAGCGGCAGCCAGCCCGCCGACTGCGAGGCGTCGAGGAGCGTACGGGCGCCGTGGGCGGCGGCGGCCGCGCGGATGGCGGGCATGTCGGCGACGCGGCCGTCGGCGGACTGCACCGAGGAGAAGGCGACGAGGTGCGTGTCCTCCCGCACGGCGCCGGCCAGCTCCTCCAGCGGCGCCGAGCGGGTCCGCAGGTCGCCGCGGACGACGAAGGGCGTCATGACGGAGCTGAAGTCGCCCTCGGCGTACAGCACTTCGGCCCCGGGCGGCAACGACGCCGCGACGAGCCCGACGTGCGCCGAGACGGAGGCGCCGAGCGCCACTCGCCCCGGGTCGACCCCGGCGAGCCGGGCGAACGCGGCCCGGGCGGCGGCCACGGTGTCGAAGCTGCCGACACCGTCGGGCCCACCCGCGGCGTTCTCCTCCGCCAGGCGCTTCACCGCCTCCACCGCGCGGCGGGGCAGCAGCCCGCAGGTGGAGGTGTTCAGGTACGTCTGCGCGGGCGCGAACTCGTCGCCCCCCAGGGGGGTTTCCATGACGCCACCCTGGAACACCCCCGCCCCCAAGTCAATGACCGATTCCAGCCGCCTTGCCCCAAGGGATGCTTATACCGCGCAGGTGCCGTCCGCGCCGCAGGCCGCCGCGTCCCCGGAGGCGGTGTCGACCGGCTGCGGGACCCGGCCCTCCCACGCCTGCTCCAGGGCCCGGGTGAACACCTCGGCGGGCTGGCCACCGGAGACGCCGTACCGCCGGTCGAGCACGAAGAACGGCACGCCCGTCGCGCCCAGCTCGGCCGCCTCCCGCTCGTCCGCGCGCACGTCGTCGGCGTAGGCCGCGGCGTCGGCGAGCACGGCCCGCGCCTCGTCCTCGTCGAGCCCCGCCTCGACGGCGAGCCGCACGAGCACCTCGGTCTCGTAGACGGACCGGTCCTCGGCGAAGTTGGCCCGGTAGGCCAGGTCGAGCAGCGCCTCCTGGCGGCCGCGCGCCTTGGCGAGGTGCAGCAGCCGGTGGACGTCGAAGGTGCCGCCGTGCTCCCGCCCCTCGACGCGGTACTCCAGCCCCTGGCCGCGGGCGACGGAGGCGACGTGCTCCTCCATCGCCCGCGCTTCCTCGCGGGTCCGGCCGTACTTGGCGGCGAGCATGTCGACGACCGGCGCGACGTCACCCCTGGCGCGCCCCGGATCGAGTTCGAAGGACCGGTACACCACCTCGACGTCGTCCCGGTGCGCGAACGCCGCGAGGCCCTCCTCGAACCGGGCCTTGCCGATGTAGCACCAGGGGCAGGCGATGTCGCTCCAGATCTCGACGCGCATGTGTGGTCGTCCCTCCAGGGTCGTCGGCGCGGGCACGCAAGCGGTACGGAGGCCCCCTCCGCACCCCCGCCCCAACGCCCCCGACCAGCCCCGCATTCCCCCTGGCCGCGACCGGGGCGCGAGCGGGGCGCGGCTCGGGGCGGGGCGGCGGTGTCGCGGGGCGGGGTGGCCGGGTGGGGACGTCGGGGGGTGGGGTGGGCGCGTCTGCCGGGGCGGTCGGGGGAAACGCGGTAGTGGTGGGGCTGTCCCCGTCCCCACCAGGGAAGGCCTCGGCCATGACTCTGCCCCGCACCTTCGACGTGGTGACCCTCAAGGCGTTCATCGAACGCGAGACGGCGGCCCTGCGGGCCGACGTGCGGCAGGCGACCGAGGAGGCCGGGGGCGTCGTCGGCGCGGACGAGGCGCGGGCGGACGCCCGGGCGGCCGAGGCCGCCCGCGCGGCGGACTCCGGCGGCGCGGCGGCGCAGTGCCCGTGCGGGCAGGGCAACGGCGCGCCGCACACCTGCTCCGGCGCGGACCCCTCGCACGACCCGGCGCGGTGCCTGTGCGCGACGCTCCCCGCGATCCCCGCGTCCGCCGCGCTGCTGGAGCCGGTGCGGGACGGGGCGGGCGCGATCACCGACTTCCTCATCCGGGCCGGCAACCACGTGCGCTCCGCCGACTGGCTGGTGCCGCCCGACCAGCAGGTGGGGCGCCCGTACTTCGAGGCCCGGCCGGGTGCCGTCACCAGTGGGCTGCTGCCGGCGCTGACCTCGGTGCTGGAGACCGGCCGGGCGCTGAACGGCCTGGTCGTGGACTACACCGAGGAGCGGTTCGGTCGTCTGCAGCGGGTGCAGCTCGTGCACCACGCGGCGGCCTGCGGCGACCGGCTGCTGATGACCTGGCGGCCGGTCCGCAGCCAGGCGGAGCTGCTGACGATCGACGCCCAGCACCTGGCGTCGATGGGGTGGGGCCGCTGGGACCTGCTGTCGGGGGCGGTGTCGTGGTCCGAGGGCATGCAGCGCGTCTTCCGCGCGGACCCGCTCCTGCCGTGGTCGCTGCTGGAGATGTGCGACGCGGTCCTGGACGAGGACATGGGCGCGTTCGGGGAGTTCCTCGCGTCGGTGCTGTCCGGTGAGGAGCCCGCGTGGACCCGCATCCGCTTCAACGTGGTCGGCGAGGTCCGCACCGTGGACCTGCTGGGTCGGCCGGTGGCCGGGACGGACGGGCGCCCGTGGGCGGTGCACATGGTGGCCCGCGACCTGACCCCGCAGATGCGCAGCCGGCGCCGCCTGGTGGCCAAGGAGAGCGAGGCGCGGGAGCTGCGGCAGCAGGCGGAGGCGGAGCGGCACGTGGCGTCGGTACTGCGGGACGCGGTGCTGCCGACGTACTCGGAGGGACTGGCCGAGGTGGGCGTGAGCGCGGCGGCCGCCTACCTGCCGGCGGAGCCCGACGCGGCCGTCGGCGGCGACTGGTACAAGTGCCGGCGGCAGCCGGACGGACGGGCGCTGATCGCGGTGGGCGACGCGCAGGGGCACGGCCTGGACGCGGTGGCGCGGATGGCGCAGCAGCGGTACGCCGTGGCGGGCCTCGCCCAGGTGGGTGCGAGCGCCGGCGACATCACCACCTGGCTGAACGAGCTGGTGTGCGTCGACCCCGCCGCCGCGACGGCGACCGTGGTGGTCGGGCACATCGGCCCCGACCGCGTCCTGCACTGGGCGAGCGCGGGCCACCCCGCTCCCCTGCTGCTGCGGGGCGGGAAGACGTACGCGCTGCCCACGGACCACCGCGGCCCGCTGCTCGGTGTGGTGCCGGACCACGCCTACGAGACGGCCGAGCTGGCGCTGGAGGACGGGGACCTGCTCCTCCTCTACACCGACGGGGTGGTGGAGCGGCGGGGCCGGGACCTCGTCGAGGGGGTGGACGCCCTGGCCGAGCGCCTCGCGTCGATCGGCGGCCTGTCGCCGCAGCGCGTGGTCGACCGGCTGGCGGAGGAGTACGGCCGCGCCGCGCACGAGGACGACGCCTGCCTGTTGGCGCTGCGGATCGACTGAGCGCCGGGTCGGGCCGGGTCGAGTCGGGTCGGACCGGATCGAGCCGGCTCCGGGCGGGGCGTCGGGGTCCCGGCCGGGGGTGTCGTCACGCGTCGGCGGGCTGGATGAGGTCCCACCGGTTGCCGTACAGGTCGCTGAAGACGGCGACCGTTCCGTACGGTTCGCGCCGGGGCGGCTCCAGGAAGGTGACGCCGGCGGCGGTCATCCTCGCGTGGTCGCGGTCGAAGTCGTCCGTGGTCAGGAACCAGCCGACCCGGCCGCCGGTCTGGTCGCCGACCCGGGCCCGCTGGTCCTCGGTGGTGGCCCGGGCGAGCAGCAGCGCCGTCTCGCGCGAGCCGGGCGGGGCGACGACGACCCAGCGGCTGCCGTCGCCGCGCGGGGTGTCCTCGCGCAGCTCGAAGCCGAGGGCGTCCCTGTAGTGGGCGATCGCTTCGTCGTAGTCGCGGACGACCACGGTCACCAGTCCGAGATGGGGCATGGGGCGATCATGCCCCCTCATGCCGCCGGGCGCCCCGCCGGGGTCAGGCACCCGGGCGCCCCGCCGGGGTCAGGGACGAGGGGCGGGACGGGATTACGGGACGGGGCAGAGGGCCAGGGTGTGGCCGGACGTCACCCGCCCCCGGTACGCCCGGCCGGCGCCGTGGACCCGCCCGCGCCGTGCCCGGCACGGAGCCGGGCACGCTGCCGCGCGCGGCGCCGCGCGCCCCCGACCGGGCGCGCGGCGCGGTCCGCCCCCGGGTCAGCGCTCCAGGCGGCCGTCGACCCGGCGCGGCAGGCCGAGGGGGTTGTCGTCGCGCAGCTCCGGGGGAAGGAGCGCGGGCGGGGTGGACTGGTAGGCGACCGGGCGGAGCCAGCGTTCGACGGCGGTGCCGCCGACGGACGTGGACGTCGAGGTGGTGGCCGGGTAGGGCCCGCCGTGCTGCTGGGCGTGGGCGACGGCGACCCCCGTGGGCCAGCCGTTGACGACGACCCGGCCGGCGAGCGGGGTGAGCTCGGTGAGCAGCGCGGTGCCGTCCCCGCCGTCCTCCGCCTCGCCGGTCGACACGTGGAGGGTGGCGGTGAGGTTGCCGGGGAGGCGGGAGAGGACGCGGGTGGCCTCGTCACGCGTCGCGTACCGGGCGACCACCGTGACGGGGCCGAAGCACTCCTCCAGGAGGAGGTCGTGGGGGCCTTCGTCGGCCAGGCGCGCGGCGGGCACGGTGAGGAAGCCGGCCGCCACCGTGCGGTCGCCGCCCGCGCCGGGGCTCACCGGGGCCTGCACGTCCGGCAGCGCGGCGCGCTCGGTGACGCCGTCGACGAAGTTGTCGCGCATGCGCCCGTCGAGCAGGACGCCCTCCCCGACCGACGCCACGGCCTCCCCCAGCGCCTTGACGAGCCGGTCGCCCGCCTCCCCCTCGGGGGTGAGGACCAGGCCGGGCTTGACGCAGAACTGGCCGACGCCGAGCGTCATGGAGCCCGCCAGGCCGGTGCCGATCTCCTCGGCCCGCTCGGCCGCGGCCGCCTCGGTGACCACGACCGGGTTGAGGGAGCCCAGCTCGCCGTGGAAGGGGATCGGGACCGGCCGCGCGGCCGCCGCGTCGAACAGGGCGCGCCCGCCGCGCACGGAACCGGTGAAGCCCGCCGCCGCGACCAGCGGGTGGCGGACCAGCTCGACGCCGGCGTCGAAGCCGTGCACGAGGCCGACGACCGCCTCGGGCAGGTCGTGCTCCGCGGCGGCCTCGCGCAGCACGGCCGCGACCAGCTCGGAGGTGGCCGGGTGGTCCGGGTGGGCCTTGACGACGACGGGACAGCCCGCGGCGAGGGCGCTGGCGGTGTCGCCGCCGGGCACGGAGAAGGCGAAGGGGAAGTTGGAGGCGGCGTAGACGGCGACGACGCCCAGCGGCACCTTGAAGCGGCGCAGGTCGGGGACGGGGGGCGTCGCCGTGTCGTCCGGGTGGTCGATGATCACGTCGAGGAACGCGCCCTCGTCCACGATGTCGGCGAAGGCGCGCAGCTGGTAGCAGCTGCGCGCCAGTTCGCCGGTGAGGCGGGGCGCGCCGAGGGCGGTCTCGGCGTCGGCCGCGGCGACGAGCCGGTCCTTCGCGGCGTCGAGCCGCTCGGCGGCGGTCCGCAGGAACGCGGCGCGCACGGTCCGGTCGGCCAGGGCCGCCCGGGCGTCGTGGGCGGCCCGTACGGCGCGGTCGACGTCCGCGGCCGTGGCCTCCGACGCGACCGCCTCCCGCTGCTTCCCGGTTCGGGGGTCGACACTCCAGACTTGGGTTCCAGACACCGCGGACGTCCTCTCCGGCTGTGCGCTCATCGCGTGTTCGGTATTCTGAACGGCGTTCCTGATGATGAATATGCTGGGACTCTATTAACGGGCGTCTGAAGGGGTCAAGGGCGATGTCTGCTACCGAAGCCGGCGGGGCGCAGGTCAAATCCGCCGTCCGCACCGTGGAGTTGCTGGAGTACTTCGCGGGGAGCCCCGGCATGCACTCGCTGGCCGCGGTCCAGGAAGCGGTCGGCTACCCGAAGTCGAGCCTGTACATGCTCCTGCGCACGCTGGTCGAGCTGGGCTGGGTGGAGACGGACGCGACGGGCACCCGGTACGGCATCGGCGTGCGCGCCCTGCTCGTCGGCACGTCCTACATCGACGGCGACGAGGTCGTCACGGCCGCCCGCCCGACCCTGGACCGGCTCTCCGACGACACCACCGAGACCATCCACCTCGCCCGCCTCGACGGCACCAACGTCGTCTACCTGGCGACCCGCCAGTCCCAGCACTACCTGCGCCCCTTCACCCGCGTCGGCCGGCGCCTGCCCGCCCACTCCACCTCCCTCGGCAAGGCGCTGCTCGCCACGTACACCGACGAGCAGGTGCGCAAGCTGCTGCCGGAGACCCTGCCCGCCCTCACCGAGCACACGATCACCGACCGGGAGCGGCTCATCGAGGAACTGCGCGCCGTCCGCGAGCAGGGGTACGCCGTCGACCGCGAGGAGAACACCCTCGGGCTGCGCTGCTTCGGCATCGCCATCCCGTACCGGACCCCCGCCCGCGACGCGATCAGCTGCTCGGTGCCGGTCGCGCGGCTCACCCCCGCCCACGAGCAGATGATCAAGGACGCGCTCTTCGACGCACGCGACCGGCTCACGCTCGCCACCCGGAGGCTCTGATGACCGGTGACCCGACGACCGGGGAGCGGGTGACCGGGGAGCCGACGACCGGGGAGCCGGTGGGAGGGGAGCCGGTGACCGGGTCCGTCGCCGTGTCGCTGCGGCCGGTCCTCACCGGGGACCTCGACGTGTTCTTCGCCATGATGCGGGACCCGGAGGCGCGCCGTGCGG
This portion of the Streptomyces changanensis genome encodes:
- a CDS encoding DsbA family oxidoreductase, producing MRVEIWSDIACPWCYIGKARFEEGLAAFAHRDDVEVVYRSFELDPGRARGDVAPVVDMLAAKYGRTREEARAMEEHVASVARGQGLEYRVEGREHGGTFDVHRLLHLAKARGRQEALLDLAYRANFAEDRSVYETEVLVRLAVEAGLDEDEARAVLADAAAYADDVRADEREAAELGATGVPFFVLDRRYGVSGGQPAEVFTRALEQAWEGRVPQPVDTASGDAAACGADGTCAV
- a CDS encoding PP2C family protein-serine/threonine phosphatase, with product MTLPRTFDVVTLKAFIERETAALRADVRQATEEAGGVVGADEARADARAAEAARAADSGGAAAQCPCGQGNGAPHTCSGADPSHDPARCLCATLPAIPASAALLEPVRDGAGAITDFLIRAGNHVRSADWLVPPDQQVGRPYFEARPGAVTSGLLPALTSVLETGRALNGLVVDYTEERFGRLQRVQLVHHAAACGDRLLMTWRPVRSQAELLTIDAQHLASMGWGRWDLLSGAVSWSEGMQRVFRADPLLPWSLLEMCDAVLDEDMGAFGEFLASVLSGEEPAWTRIRFNVVGEVRTVDLLGRPVAGTDGRPWAVHMVARDLTPQMRSRRRLVAKESEARELRQQAEAERHVASVLRDAVLPTYSEGLAEVGVSAAAAYLPAEPDAAVGGDWYKCRRQPDGRALIAVGDAQGHGLDAVARMAQQRYAVAGLAQVGASAGDITTWLNELVCVDPAAATATVVVGHIGPDRVLHWASAGHPAPLLLRGGKTYALPTDHRGPLLGVVPDHAYETAELALEDGDLLLLYTDGVVERRGRDLVEGVDALAERLASIGGLSPQRVVDRLAEEYGRAAHEDDACLLALRID
- a CDS encoding VOC family protein translates to MPHLGLVTVVVRDYDEAIAHYRDALGFELREDTPRGDGSRWVVVAPPGSRETALLLARATTEDQRARVGDQTGGRVGWFLTTDDFDRDHARMTAAGVTFLEPPRREPYGTVAVFSDLYGNRWDLIQPADA
- a CDS encoding aldehyde dehydrogenase (NADP(+)); the encoded protein is MSAQPERTSAVSGTQVWSVDPRTGKQREAVASEATAADVDRAVRAAHDARAALADRTVRAAFLRTAAERLDAAKDRLVAAADAETALGAPRLTGELARSCYQLRAFADIVDEGAFLDVIIDHPDDTATPPVPDLRRFKVPLGVVAVYAASNFPFAFSVPGGDTASALAAGCPVVVKAHPDHPATSELVAAVLREAAAEHDLPEAVVGLVHGFDAGVELVRHPLVAAAGFTGSVRGGRALFDAAAARPVPIPFHGELGSLNPVVVTEAAAAERAEEIGTGLAGSMTLGVGQFCVKPGLVLTPEGEAGDRLVKALGEAVASVGEGVLLDGRMRDNFVDGVTERAALPDVQAPVSPGAGGDRTVAAGFLTVPAARLADEGPHDLLLEECFGPVTVVARYATRDEATRVLSRLPGNLTATLHVSTGEAEDGGDGTALLTELTPLAGRVVVNGWPTGVAVAHAQQHGGPYPATTSTSTSVGGTAVERWLRPVAYQSTPPALLPPELRDDNPLGLPRRVDGRLER
- a CDS encoding IclR family transcriptional regulator, yielding MSATEAGGAQVKSAVRTVELLEYFAGSPGMHSLAAVQEAVGYPKSSLYMLLRTLVELGWVETDATGTRYGIGVRALLVGTSYIDGDEVVTAARPTLDRLSDDTTETIHLARLDGTNVVYLATRQSQHYLRPFTRVGRRLPAHSTSLGKALLATYTDEQVRKLLPETLPALTEHTITDRERLIEELRAVREQGYAVDREENTLGLRCFGIAIPYRTPARDAISCSVPVARLTPAHEQMIKDALFDARDRLTLATRRL